In a genomic window of Amblyomma americanum isolate KBUSLIRL-KWMA chromosome 4, ASM5285725v1, whole genome shotgun sequence:
- the LOC144130413 gene encoding uncharacterized protein LOC144130413 → MTQRSTPLCFLLLAATAAAIVTITSAQTADDNKILVSAAWLCEGLECPEGKECTLEQPQCTSEDCSLKPSCSPRLENCKPCNPGCAHAILNRGASSGCHPCLCEIAVVRKPERLTEEEPSGNSNK, encoded by the exons ATGACGCAGCGCTCGACCCCGCTCTGCTTTCTGCTGCTCGCAGCCACGGCCGCAGCGATCG TGACCATCACCAGTGCACAGACTGCCGACGACAACAAGATCTTGGTATCAGCCGCGTGGCTGTGTGAG GGTCTGGAATGCCCCGAGGGCAAAGAATGCACTCTGGAGCAGCCCCAGTGCACATCAGAAGACTGCTCTCTCAAGCCGTCCT GTTCCCCTCGGCTCGAGAACTGCAAGCCATGCAATCCAGGCTGCGCCCACGCCATCCTTAACAGAGGTGCTTCCTCGGGCTGTCATCCCTGCCTGTGCGAAATAGCCGTTGTCCGG AAACCGGAAAGACTGACGGAGGAGGAGCCATCCGGGAACAGCAACAAATGA